DNA sequence from the Lynx canadensis isolate LIC74 chromosome B2, mLynCan4.pri.v2, whole genome shotgun sequence genome:
TATATCTCATGGTCCTCACTCGTTTCCTTTTGGTTAAATCACTCTGCTTCTGCACTCACTTTTTATCTGCTTCTATTGTGTTTTAGGCAGCCTCTGTAGCATAAAGGAATGCCACCTCTTGATTTTGTGTGCTGAGAGGTTAATGTGATGTTTACTCCAGAGTGTGCACAGCATGCAGTAAAGCTTATACTGTGTCATGGCACACGTTGTGGTTAACTCGGGGCTCTTCCTGTGGACAGTCCGATAGTATCAGACCTGTGGCTGTCCGGCAGCCAGTACAGGGGTTGAATGCATACTACTAACTGGTATAGTTAGTAATATGCATCTTGGTTTCTGGTTTCAGCCACTAGGAGTACTGACCACAGAAACAACTTTATTTCAGCACGCTGCATGATTGAGCTAGGTTAGTTAGGTATGCTACTAGAGAGATCTGCATAATCTTGGATCATTGGAATTAAAGTCCAGTGTTTTACTAAAGCATCTAATCTACACATTTTATGGAGAATTACTGTTACAAATCTACTACTGTGTTTATTATTTGTGAGGGGAAATTCCAAAACAAATTATGTTCTCAGATACCACTGACAGTATTTGGGTCTGTACCAAAGCTTCAGACACTGTCTTCTGTATTCAAAGTGTTACTTCTTTTAATCTATGTTAAATTGTTGTTTAAAACTATTCAGTCATTTCCCAATTATCCATGCTTATTACAGGGAgatatttataatagcccaaagAGTAACTACTCATaggtttcaaaaagaaaactattaattttCTTCCAGGTATTTGTACACAGCAGAGTCCCATCAGTTAATGTAGAACCCACTGAAAAGACCTCATCCAGAAGGACATTAACTCTTTCTACCCCTGatgtccccccctttttttttcattttcaatttaaatgaATAGCGTTGGTCAGATAATCCCATCTGATATGGGCCATGAATCTGGGCCATGAATCATGTATCATAAACATGGTATCTGTAGAGTTGCTACctgtccttcccttctcctaaaTACAGAATCAGAATTATAGTCTCCTAGCGTTagtgctttttattaaaaagcaataatttaCTATATCTAAACAAATGGTTAAGAAAAGCTCAAATATATTAGTTCATATCTATTCATTAAAAGTGCTGTTGACCTGAGTCATGTGAGTGCATAACCTTGGTGAAAGACATGGGTAGGGGGAGGCACTGCAGTTGACAGACTGCTTCACATCCTGCCCCATTGCTTGTAACACACTTGTGTCTTAAGTTCTTGAAATTATTACACAAAGAAGTATTTGCTTTGACCCATAAGCTTGGAAAACCCATAATTCACTGATGATAATTCATGATGTGGTTAAGAAACCTGGATTGATTTGTACTGGTAGACCTTTTTATGCTACTATAAAACCTGCAAATAAATCTTTTGGCTTTGAAACAAACCCTTAAATGatcttttctgtgtgtttatgtTGTTAAGAACACTGTTAAGCTTTTGGCTGGagtgaaaaatatattcaaagatatTTCCCTCCAGTGATTTTCCAGTAGTTTTACCTTGGTACCAGTGTTCATATTGccaaaaaggacagagaaagagcaccaTGCAATTTAAATCAGACTGTCAccctgtgtatttaaaaaaaattcaccattaTCAGCAAAAAAGGGACTAACCTACagtttttgttctgtgttttaaaCAAATTACCATAGTATTCCCCTGGTCTGCCATGAATAAACATGCCTTTCTTATGAGTGTGTCAAAGGCTGGCAGGAAGATGTCCAGACATCTGTGTACTACTGCTGGTTGACGTTAAAAATCTCTACCTatcacttcatcttttttttccttactgtttatttatttttgagagagagagagagagagagcatgagcaggggaagtgcagagagagaggggaacaaaggatccgaagcgggctccatgctgacagcagagaggctggtgcagggcttgaactcaggaactctgagatcatgacctgagctgaagtccgatgctcaactgagccaccaaggcgcccctctgTTATTTCATCTTAAGTGATCTGAGAGGACTGTGAGTTTTTCTACTTGAATTTGGATTTGCTCAAGTTGAATTCTTTGgcaatcaaattttaaaacacaaacatgGCTAGAACCAATCTACTGAGGGGATGGGAAGCACTATGGGAGGAAAGTTTCCATAGCAGTACTAAACTACCTCTGTTTCCCCATTCTCCACGAACTTCCAGAACATTAGAAGCTCTTTGGGTACCCTGGAAGTAACCTAACCCCTCTCAGTAGGGGTACACAGGATCTGTAAGACAAACAGCATATTCTCAGGACAGGCCTTCATACCCCTGCTGATATCTCTCTAAAATGATCATAAATTACTTTAGGTCAGGCATTGAGTTATGTATGAATTTCAAAATACTAATCATATATTGTGCGCCCAGAGCTGTGCCAGACATGGAATTATAAAGAACTGGACAGGATTTTTGCCCAGGACAAAGCTTAGAATCCCAGCAACAACTGAaagataaacacatttaaattattGGACATAAATTAAAGAGGATTTGTGTCAAGtaataaagtacaaaaacagTACTATTAATTCTACCTTCTGAATTAGGAAGGGCTTCACTAAAGGATACATTTTATGCAAACTTAGATGAATTTTTTAGGATGTTAGGGAAGAGACTTACAGGCCAAGGTAACAGTATATGCAAAGCACAGAGGCATGAAAGACTACCAGTACATTTAAAAGAACTCTAATTCTAGAACAAGAGTTAAGAGGTGTGGAAATAAAGGGAATGTGAATGAGCTGTTGGTTGGAAACAAATTGTGAAGGGCCTTATAAATGAAGTTaaagaagggatttttttctcagaaatggGAGTAATCAtcaggagtttttaaaattagtgaAGGGATAGGAATGGATCTTTGCCTAGCTAATGCTGGCAACAGTGCAAAATAGCAAGCGAGCTAGGGGAGAACAGTTAGAAAGTTGCAACAGGATTCCAGAGAAGACATGAAGACACGAACTGAGACTCGAGATGAGAAGTGTTAGACTGGCTGGATGTGGGAGGTAGGGAAGCAGAAGGTGACTGAACTTTTCGGCCTAGATAGATGTTTTAGACTAGatagatattttatgcttttttgtgTCATCTACATGTAATAACTATACAATAATCATTGGTCTTTGATAATTCAAACAGCCTGATTGAGAATGCCAGACAGGGGTTTTCCCAAGCCAAGGCCATGGCTGAAGTGTTCACCAGGCTCAGGGATGTTTGTTAGTGTCCTGGCAAGAGTAAGCTAATCTGCTGGGAcaatctttatccatttaccattCAGAATGGCTGCCTCAGGTCTGTGTCAGTGCCCATCAGTCTAGGACTCCTTCCAGCCGTATGTAGTGCCACAGGGCCCtagcctttgctcatgctgtccACCTCCTCTAGCTCACTTGCTTCACCTTCTGCACTCAAGATTCAGCAGCTGGATTTAAAACAAGGTCATTGAGTATGTTTGCTCAAACCAATTTTTACCTTCATTGTGTTTCCAGTGTGCGTGGTTTAAATAGTACACTATATTTTAGTGCCTATCAAAGTCATTCACAgtagtttaatatttttgagaatctGCTGAATAGCTATTTCTATTCCATTTTCAATTTGATATTCATTTACTATTAGAATATCTGTGACAGGTGGGAGAGTGGCTGTGTGTCCTGGGTATAAGAGAGAAACTGGTATAATAAACATTTGCTGCCAACAGGCTATGTGGAGATCATTGAATATTTACTAATTTAGGTTTGAAGATTGTGactggaggggtgtctgggtggctcagttggttaagcatctgactcttgatttcagctcaggccacaatgtcacggtcatgggattgagccctgcaccgggctctgtactggcatgaagcctgcttaagatgctcgcttcctctgcccctcccccactggtgctcactctcaaaaacaaaaagaaaattatggctGGAAAAGGGTAGAGTCAATGAGACTACTGATTTAAttatttgctatattttataAAAGGTTTTATAATTGAATATTGCACAATCCCTCAGGAACTACCACACAGTGTAGCTAGATTTATCTTCCTATAGAAGTAGTGAAGCTTTCAGGTACCCAGAGTAATTACGTATACCATGGAGAAATATTTGAACTATATTTTCTGGCTTTAAGTcaatcttaaaaatgaacatttgccTTCCCAGTATGATGTCCCCAAGTTTTTGTTGCTGTACCCTTAATTCATGATGCTCAAGGTAACTAAAACTCCAGTCTTGCTTGCCTCTTTGTgatgtgtgtttcttttctttttaaattattctagGCTGATGCACCTAATCCAGGACTCATTCCAGATGCAGATGCAGTAGGTGTAACAGTTGTGCTAATTACATGCACCTATCGGGGTCAAGAATTTATTAGAGTTGGCTATTATGTAAATAATGAATATACTGAGACAGAATTAAGGGAAAATCCGCCAGTAAAACCAGACTTTTCTAAGGTAATGTTCTGACTATTCCTCTTTCATTACTTTTACTATTAAGCAAGTGCCAATTCATACTATATTATGAAAATACCTTTGAGACAAAATAAATTTGAGGTCTTTGTGCTAACTGGGCAAACTAATTGTTCCATTACCCATACTTGACCTCAGACCCTACCTCCAAGTGAATCATGAGTAATTAATGTTGGTCAGGCACCTTGAGAGTCTCTGATgatttagaaaattgaaaaaatcCTCCTGTAAGAAACAGTTGTTTACAGCTTCTGCATGGCATTTCCCACACatcataattcttttcatttcagccttTACAACATAGAAATTCATGATTATTCAATGATATTCTTGGTCTATAACTCTTCCAAAAattggaacacacacacacacacacacacacacacacacacacacacacacacacgcatatgtaCGTTTTCCTTTATCTGCTATTCTTAGAGGTTAACCTAAAGGTCTTAAATATTTCTGGTTATGGAAAACGGCTTCTGAGTGAGAATCTGAAACCTGTGATTCAGAATACAGATTCTCTGAAATACTTagtatttcatgatttttcttgGGAACTGTAACAGTTTTAGTAACTGATCATTTATGTGAGATTGAACACAACACCCCATCTGCTGGATCATGCAAGAAAAATTACATGGGAGTAAAGTGGAATGTTTTTTCTGGTAATAAGGCCAGAATGCTTAATCCTGGTATGGGACCTTCCATCGACTCCATGTATTAGTTACTTATATGGCACCTTGtatagcaaaaagagaaaaaactagaATACTGGTTCCGAGAGTGAACCATAATAATTAAAAGGTAGGAAACCACTAATAATGAGAtattatatttgaagaaatttttcattttctttgaaaatattactgAAGATACCACATCAATCTACAAAGCATACTAGTTTGTGAGATAAAGCGTTCTATGAAGAATTCACctgcaagaaaaagaagagattctctcccttttagGAAATAAGTATAAAGAAGTTAGATATTTTATTGGTTACTAAGAGATCTGGATGAATTCTCTCAGATTCTCCATATCCTGTTTCcattaagttaaaataataatgtctGCTGTAGCCCTGGTCCTTGTGTGTTATGTTAAGGTGCTTTACTTAATTGGCCTTTGTATATGAATTTGGCCCTTTAGGAGTACTAAGGGTAAAGAATCATTCTATTAAGTTTCTATTTGTATGTAGTATCTAACTTTCTTAGTGTTTactatttatatatttccttcttccttcagctTCAAAGGAACATTTTGGCATCTAATCCCAGAGTTACAAGATTCCACATTAATTGGGAAGACAACACAGAAAAACTGGAAGATGCAGAGAGCAGTAATCCAAATCTACAATCACTTCTTTCAACAGATGCATTACCTTCAGCATCAAAGGGATGGTCCACGTCAGAAAACTCACTAAATGTCATGTTAGAATCCCACATGGACTGCATGTGACCATCTGCCATCCCTTTAGTACAAATTAAGCTATAAAAACATACAGAACTATTTCCCTGAAATTCCGTAAGTACATAGTCAAGACACAATGtgaagaatttgtttaaaaaacatcCTGTAGAAAGTTTATAAGAAAACCAGTATTTGAGCAAATTGTGGAATATAAATacaactatttttaagtaatttttttctctaatgtgttattttatttgttctgaaACTAATCtgattaaaacatatatattattttcttctcctctatATG
Encoded proteins:
- the ASF1A gene encoding histone chaperone ASF1A, with the protein product MAKVQVNNVVVLDNPSPFYNPFQFEITFECIEDLSEDLEWKIIYVGSAESEEYDQVLDSVLVGPVPAGRHMFVFQADAPNPGLIPDADAVGVTVVLITCTYRGQEFIRVGYYVNNEYTETELRENPPVKPDFSKLQRNILASNPRVTRFHINWEDNTEKLEDAESSNPNLQSLLSTDALPSASKGWSTSENSLNVMLESHMDCM